The Flavobacterium piscisymbiosum genome includes a region encoding these proteins:
- a CDS encoding NAD(P)/FAD-dependent oxidoreductase, with protein sequence MKIVIIGGGFAGLNLAKELVNHPQIQVTLVDKNNYNFFPPLIYQVATAFLEPSSISYPFRKFFAGKKNLQFRLGELLSVVPAENKIILNNGELTYDHLVFATGAETSYFGMENVMKNAIPMKTLNDAIEMRNTLLKNLEKAAITKDIRKRRKLLTIVVAGGGPTGVEVSGMFAEMRKNILLKEYPELETSASNVYLVDGGDALLAPMSKASQEDTLDALTKLGVVVKLHTRVVDYIDDTVHFENGETIKTKNLIWAAGVSAKLFDGIPKESYGRGRRMATDQYNKVNGLINIYAIGDTAISAGDKNFPDGHPQVAQVAIQQGLNLAKNFKALVQNKPLKPFAYNDKGSMAIIGKNKAVVDLPSPKWHFKGFFAWIIWLFIHLISLITYRNRLNTFWNWMVAYFARDQSLRMIIRPDKRQQSE encoded by the coding sequence ATGAAAATAGTCATTATAGGAGGTGGTTTTGCAGGTCTAAATCTAGCAAAAGAGCTTGTAAACCATCCTCAAATACAAGTAACCCTTGTAGACAAAAACAATTATAATTTCTTTCCGCCACTAATATATCAGGTTGCTACCGCTTTTTTAGAGCCATCAAGTATCAGTTATCCTTTTAGAAAATTCTTTGCAGGTAAAAAAAACCTTCAATTTCGTTTAGGCGAATTGCTTTCTGTAGTTCCTGCCGAAAATAAAATAATCCTTAATAATGGTGAACTAACTTACGATCATCTAGTTTTTGCGACAGGCGCCGAAACCAGCTATTTTGGCATGGAAAACGTAATGAAAAACGCCATTCCGATGAAAACCTTAAATGATGCCATCGAAATGCGTAATACATTACTTAAAAACCTGGAAAAGGCCGCTATTACCAAAGATATTCGTAAACGCCGTAAATTATTAACGATTGTGGTTGCCGGAGGAGGACCAACAGGAGTAGAGGTTTCAGGAATGTTTGCCGAAATGCGTAAAAATATACTTCTTAAGGAATATCCGGAATTAGAAACATCTGCCAGTAATGTGTATTTGGTCGATGGGGGAGACGCTTTATTGGCACCAATGAGCAAAGCTTCGCAAGAAGACACATTAGACGCGCTTACCAAATTAGGAGTTGTAGTCAAGCTGCATACCCGCGTAGTCGATTATATTGATGATACGGTACATTTTGAAAACGGAGAAACGATCAAAACCAAAAACTTAATTTGGGCTGCCGGAGTTTCTGCAAAACTTTTTGACGGAATTCCGAAAGAAAGTTATGGCCGCGGAAGACGTATGGCAACAGATCAATATAATAAAGTAAATGGCTTGATTAATATCTATGCCATTGGTGACACAGCTATTTCAGCCGGAGATAAAAATTTCCCTGACGGACATCCGCAAGTGGCTCAGGTCGCTATTCAGCAAGGATTAAATTTAGCTAAAAACTTTAAAGCATTGGTACAAAACAAACCTTTAAAACCTTTTGCTTATAATGACAAAGGTTCTATGGCGATCATTGGTAAAAACAAAGCTGTGGTTGATTTACCAAGTCCAAAATGGCATTTTAAAGGATTTTTTGCCTGGATTATCTGGCTGTTTATCCACTTGATATCCCTAATTACTTATAGAAACAGATTAAATACATTCTGGAACTGGATGGTCGCGTATTTTGCCAGAGATCAATCATTGAGAATGATTATCAGACCGGATAAAAGACAACAAAGCGAATAG
- a CDS encoding GNAT family N-acetyltransferase produces MANIQIKEISINDIDQLQKIGRQTFQETFSESNSEENMKNYLEEGFSNEKLTQELTNKDSQFYFATLENEVIGYLKVNFGESQTELKDSKSLEIERIYVSKEFHGKKVGQLLYEKAIQIAKDKNIDYVWLGVWEENLRAISFYTKNGFVEFDKHIFKLGNEEQTDIMMKLKLAN; encoded by the coding sequence ATGGCTAATATCCAAATAAAAGAAATTTCAATAAACGACATCGACCAATTGCAAAAAATTGGAAGACAGACTTTTCAGGAGACATTTTCAGAATCAAATTCTGAAGAAAACATGAAAAATTATCTTGAAGAAGGTTTTTCTAATGAAAAGCTAACACAAGAACTTACCAATAAAGATTCCCAGTTTTATTTTGCCACATTAGAAAATGAAGTAATTGGTTACTTAAAAGTGAATTTTGGAGAATCTCAAACTGAATTAAAAGACAGTAAATCACTTGAAATCGAACGAATCTACGTTTCAAAAGAATTTCACGGAAAAAAAGTCGGACAATTACTGTATGAGAAAGCAATCCAGATAGCAAAAGACAAAAATATTGACTATGTATGGTTAGGAGTCTGGGAAGAAAATCTAAGAGCCATCAGTTTCTATACAAAAAATGGTTTTGTCGAATTTGACAAACACATTTTTAAACTTGGAAATGAGGAACAAACAGATATTATGATGAAGCTTAAATTGGCAAATTAA
- a CDS encoding DEAD/DEAH box helicase: protein MSKQFSSLGISAPILKALSELNIVEPTEIQQKTIPLLLSENHDVVGLAKTGTGKTAAFGLPLLQLIDTESSIVQAIILVPTRELGQQIFRNLEDFGKHIPHISIASTCGGIPIKPQIERLSQPTHIVVATPGRLIDLIQRKAIDLKQAQYLVLDEADEMVSILKESLDEIVAELPKKHRTLLFSATLPGTIKQLIQNYLNKNVVQVSADMETVGNQGIDHEYIVVDPIEKLDVLMHFLNSKDGERGIIFCKTKAAVNKLAKNLAINRFSSGALHGSLSQGIRDRIMEQFREGHINILVATDLAARGIDVKEISYVVNYHLPDTYENYVHRSGRTARAGAKGLSLTVLQEEETAEIPEFEKELGIKFTQFQKPSVVSLEENNTLLWAKQIFKTKPNHDISVDLKTKVKTVFHHLTKDELIEKLLANYVLQNKVEVTEKPVKKFKK, encoded by the coding sequence ATGTCTAAACAATTCTCATCATTAGGAATTTCAGCACCAATTTTAAAAGCTTTAAGCGAATTGAACATTGTTGAACCAACAGAAATTCAACAAAAAACAATTCCGTTATTGCTTTCTGAAAACCACGATGTTGTAGGTTTAGCCAAAACCGGAACGGGTAAAACAGCCGCTTTCGGATTACCTTTATTACAATTAATCGATACTGAATCTTCAATTGTACAAGCTATAATTTTGGTACCAACCAGAGAACTTGGACAACAAATTTTTAGAAATTTAGAAGATTTCGGAAAACATATTCCACATATTTCAATCGCTTCAACTTGTGGCGGAATCCCAATCAAACCTCAAATTGAGCGTTTATCACAACCCACACATATTGTTGTAGCAACACCGGGACGTTTAATCGATTTGATTCAACGTAAAGCAATTGACTTAAAACAAGCACAATATTTAGTTTTAGATGAAGCCGATGAAATGGTTTCGATACTAAAAGAAAGTTTGGACGAAATCGTAGCCGAACTTCCTAAAAAACACAGAACTTTATTATTCTCGGCCACTTTACCGGGAACAATCAAACAACTGATCCAGAATTACTTAAACAAAAATGTAGTTCAGGTAAGTGCTGATATGGAAACTGTTGGTAACCAAGGGATTGACCACGAATATATTGTTGTTGATCCAATCGAAAAATTGGATGTTTTAATGCATTTCCTAAATTCAAAAGACGGAGAACGCGGAATCATCTTTTGTAAAACCAAAGCTGCAGTAAACAAATTAGCGAAAAACTTAGCAATTAATCGTTTTTCGTCAGGAGCATTACACGGAAGTTTATCTCAAGGAATTCGTGACAGAATCATGGAGCAATTTCGTGAAGGACATATCAATATTCTGGTTGCAACCGATTTAGCAGCAAGAGGAATCGACGTAAAAGAAATCTCTTATGTCGTAAATTATCATTTGCCTGATACGTACGAAAATTACGTTCACCGTAGTGGTAGAACCGCAAGGGCAGGAGCAAAGGGACTTTCTCTGACCGTTTTACAAGAAGAAGAAACAGCTGAAATCCCGGAATTCGAAAAAGAATTAGGTATTAAATTTACCCAATTTCAGAAACCTTCTGTAGTAAGTTTAGAAGAAAACAACACGCTTTTATGGGCGAAACAAATCTTCAAAACAAAACCCAATCACGATATTTCAGTCGATTTAAAAACAAAAGTAAAAACCGTTTTTCATCATCTGACTAAAGATGAATTAATCGAAAAATTGTTAGCCAATTACGTTTTGCAAAACAAAGTTGAAGTAACAGAAAAACCTGTTAAAAAATTCAAAAAGTAG
- a CDS encoding DEAD/DEAH box helicase: MSQNTLEIEREEKKELYAYQKGDIDAIFERLDNAPSKHHLLYQLPTGGGKTVIFSEIVRRYLANNDKKVVVLTHRIELCKQTSKMLKGFGVSNKIINSKVKELPDQNDFSCFVAMVETLKNRINDEKLHLDNIGLVIIDEAHYNSFRKLLNSFKNAFILGVTATPLSSNIKLPMHQSYDELIVGDTISSLIDKGFLARATTYSYDVGLTSLKVGINGDYTVKSSDDLYTNTIMQEKLLHAYTERSLGKKTLIFNNGIHTSLYVYETFREAGYDIRHLDNTSSSEERKDILAWFKKTPDAILTSVGILTTGFDEPTVETIILNRATKSLTLYYQMIGRGSRKLPGKDEFTVIDLGNNAARFGLWSEPVNWQHIFKSPEFYLENLRDDTEIELYFKYSMPPELRAKFAKTADVTFDVDEEHKLIIKQNLRSKVVLDKSLEQHAAMCVDNTETLQEAKSLGRELDDDIDCRIKRYSKCLSQCSKNYREWLVDDYKLKLVLLIGKKYREKIMNEPDED; encoded by the coding sequence ATGTCTCAAAACACTTTAGAAATAGAAAGAGAAGAGAAAAAAGAACTTTATGCATACCAAAAAGGCGATATCGATGCCATTTTTGAACGTTTAGACAATGCTCCTTCGAAACATCATTTATTATATCAATTGCCTACTGGTGGTGGAAAAACAGTGATTTTTTCCGAAATCGTACGTCGTTATTTAGCTAATAATGATAAAAAAGTGGTGGTTTTAACGCATCGTATCGAACTTTGTAAACAAACCTCAAAAATGCTTAAAGGGTTTGGCGTTTCTAACAAAATCATTAACAGCAAAGTAAAAGAATTACCTGACCAGAACGATTTTTCTTGTTTTGTGGCCATGGTCGAGACTTTAAAAAACCGTATCAATGATGAAAAATTACACCTTGATAACATTGGTTTGGTTATTATCGATGAGGCACACTACAATTCATTCAGAAAATTATTAAACTCATTCAAAAACGCTTTTATCCTTGGGGTAACAGCAACACCGTTGAGTTCGAATATAAAATTACCAATGCACCAGAGTTACGACGAACTTATTGTGGGAGACACCATTAGTTCATTGATCGACAAAGGTTTCCTTGCCCGCGCAACCACCTATAGTTATGATGTGGGATTAACATCGCTAAAAGTAGGTATCAACGGAGATTACACCGTAAAATCATCAGATGATCTATATACGAATACCATCATGCAGGAAAAACTTTTGCATGCGTATACAGAACGTTCTCTTGGCAAAAAAACCCTGATTTTCAACAACGGTATTCATACCTCATTATATGTATATGAAACCTTTAGAGAAGCCGGTTACGACATTAGACACCTTGATAATACAAGTAGTTCAGAAGAACGTAAAGATATCCTGGCATGGTTCAAAAAGACTCCTGATGCGATTTTAACCTCTGTAGGAATCTTAACAACAGGTTTTGATGAGCCAACAGTAGAAACTATTATCCTGAACAGAGCAACAAAATCGCTAACATTATACTACCAAATGATCGGCCGTGGATCTCGTAAATTACCTGGTAAAGACGAGTTTACAGTTATTGATTTAGGTAATAATGCAGCACGTTTTGGTTTATGGAGCGAGCCTGTAAACTGGCAGCACATCTTTAAATCACCAGAATTCTATTTAGAAAATCTACGTGATGATACCGAGATCGAATTGTATTTCAAATACAGCATGCCACCGGAATTACGTGCGAAATTCGCTAAAACTGCCGACGTTACTTTTGATGTTGATGAAGAACATAAATTGATCATCAAACAAAATTTACGTTCAAAAGTAGTTTTAGATAAGTCATTAGAACAACACGCAGCAATGTGTGTAGACAATACAGAAACGCTGCAAGAAGCAAAATCATTAGGAAGAGAACTAGACGACGATATCGACTGTCGTATCAAACGCTATTCTAAATGTTTAAGTCAATGTAGTAAAAATTACCGCGAATGGTTAGTTGACGATTACAAGCTAAAACTAGTCCTATTAATAGGTAAAAAGTATCGTGAGAAAATCATGAACGAACCGGACGAAGATTAA
- a CDS encoding DUF6155 family protein yields MSKRDLKKYLAELNKEQLEEQIIELYEKFAPVKVYYDFVFNPKEDKLLQESKVKISHEYFPIKKPNAKWRPKAKMRRSVAQKIIKHFIMIGVDPFVIADIMLYNIEIAQTYSSNNFIKQELFYKSILNSFEQAVNFVISNGILHDFKDRILAIKQETIQQKWKNKYDFEAILEKIDF; encoded by the coding sequence ATGAGTAAGCGCGATTTAAAAAAATATTTGGCCGAATTAAACAAGGAACAACTCGAAGAACAAATTATCGAGTTGTACGAAAAATTTGCCCCCGTAAAAGTGTACTATGATTTTGTTTTTAATCCAAAGGAGGATAAACTTTTGCAGGAATCTAAAGTCAAAATTTCGCACGAATATTTTCCTATAAAGAAACCCAACGCAAAATGGCGTCCAAAAGCCAAAATGCGTCGTTCTGTTGCTCAAAAAATCATTAAACATTTTATAATGATAGGAGTTGATCCTTTTGTCATTGCCGATATTATGCTCTATAACATCGAAATAGCGCAAACCTATTCGTCAAATAATTTCATTAAGCAGGAATTATTTTACAAAAGCATTTTAAATTCTTTCGAGCAGGCAGTAAATTTTGTCATTTCTAACGGAATTTTACATGATTTTAAAGATCGAATTCTGGCAATCAAACAAGAAACTATTCAACAAAAATGGAAAAACAAGTATGATTTTGAGGCAATTTTAGAAAAAATTGACTTTTAA
- a CDS encoding DUF3817 domain-containing protein, translating into MLKIFKITAILEGISYLVLFANMLVIKNSNPELYHTFLRPLGMTHGVLFIGYIILAMLLRKSQNWDLKTFGIILIASLIPFGTFYIEKKYLENNA; encoded by the coding sequence ATGCTCAAGATTTTCAAAATTACCGCAATTTTAGAAGGGATTTCTTATTTAGTATTATTTGCTAATATGCTTGTTATTAAAAACAGTAATCCGGAATTATATCATACTTTTTTACGTCCGTTAGGAATGACTCACGGAGTATTATTTATAGGATACATTATATTGGCTATGTTACTTAGAAAATCTCAGAATTGGGATCTCAAAACTTTTGGAATCATACTTATTGCTTCTCTTATTCCGTTTGGAACTTTTTATATCGAGAAGAAATACTTAGAAAATAATGCATAA
- a CDS encoding mechanosensitive ion channel family protein has translation MHKLLDKIFNFLYPLFRDWGMSRNFASYISLFLNIAIMVALAFAIYYAAKFVLVTLTAVFAQKTKTKFDDYLIHNKTTKYTAYLIPFFFVYKAVPIILDKYEYWESLFGKIVGIYIVLISLWIIRTIFNALRDYLKQKPEYSDKPIDSFVQVIMIVLWIFGVAMIISTLFGIKKGELLTILGTLSAIIILIFRDTILGFVSSVQVAINDMVRIGDWITMDKFGADGDVIEINLTTVKVRNFDNTITTIPTYALSSDSFQNWRGMQKSDGRRIKRHILIKSSSIRFLNNDDLNHMKRVQLISSYIETRQAEIEKYNDLRGIDKSLSLNGRNMTNLGLFRKYIMQYLITHPGLNKDMHIMCRQLQSTAHGVPLEIYAFSSDKRWANYEYIMADIFDHVMASVIYFDLEIFELPSTIGPLS, from the coding sequence ATGCATAAACTTTTGGATAAAATATTTAACTTTTTATATCCGCTTTTTCGGGACTGGGGAATGAGCCGCAATTTTGCGTCGTATATTAGCCTTTTCCTAAATATTGCTATCATGGTAGCTTTGGCATTTGCCATTTATTATGCAGCAAAATTTGTTTTGGTAACCTTAACGGCAGTTTTTGCCCAGAAAACCAAAACAAAATTTGATGATTATCTTATTCATAACAAAACAACGAAATACACAGCATATTTAATTCCGTTTTTCTTTGTCTACAAAGCTGTTCCTATTATTCTCGATAAATACGAATATTGGGAATCGCTGTTTGGAAAAATAGTGGGTATTTATATTGTTTTGATTAGTTTATGGATCATCAGAACCATTTTTAATGCTTTACGCGATTATCTAAAACAAAAACCTGAATACAGCGACAAACCTATTGACAGCTTTGTTCAGGTTATTATGATCGTCCTTTGGATTTTTGGTGTAGCAATGATTATTTCGACGCTTTTCGGGATCAAAAAAGGGGAACTTTTAACGATTCTGGGAACACTTTCGGCTATTATTATCTTGATTTTCAGGGATACTATTTTAGGATTTGTATCGAGTGTTCAGGTGGCCATAAACGATATGGTGCGCATTGGTGACTGGATTACAATGGATAAATTTGGTGCCGATGGTGATGTTATCGAAATAAACCTGACTACGGTAAAGGTTCGAAATTTTGACAATACAATTACCACGATTCCGACTTATGCTTTGAGTTCAGACTCTTTCCAGAACTGGCGTGGAATGCAAAAATCTGACGGAAGACGTATCAAAAGACATATTCTCATCAAAAGCAGCAGTATTCGTTTCCTTAATAATGATGATTTGAATCATATGAAACGCGTGCAGCTTATAAGTTCTTATATCGAAACCAGACAAGCCGAAATCGAAAAATACAATGATTTGCGTGGTATTGATAAATCGCTTTCGCTAAATGGCCGCAATATGACGAACTTAGGTTTGTTTCGTAAATATATCATGCAATATTTGATAACACATCCGGGACTGAATAAAGATATGCATATCATGTGTCGTCAGCTACAATCGACTGCGCATGGCGTTCCGTTAGAGATTTATGCTTTTTCGAGCGATAAACGCTGGGCAAACTACGAATATATCATGGCGGATATTTTTGATCATGTTATGGCTTCGGTTATTTATTTTGATCTTGAAATTTTTGAATTGCCTTCGACAATTGGGCCTTTAAGTTAG
- a CDS encoding glyoxalase: MEDRDAFLREFRGETLGTVSAQSSADELFQNQTIRPILKLQNDLFIAVFINYVNKNKADFYSYTVEKKLQTIENSIQKDIKFRNSLKGIVMALFTIEEYDIYIQNSSSLNKRMMNLLVDRLKSQVQLFELETK, translated from the coding sequence ATGGAAGATAGAGACGCTTTTTTAAGAGAATTCAGAGGAGAGACTTTAGGAACAGTAAGTGCTCAATCTTCAGCCGATGAGCTGTTTCAAAATCAGACGATTAGGCCTATTTTAAAACTTCAAAATGATTTGTTTATTGCGGTTTTTATCAATTACGTCAATAAAAACAAAGCCGATTTTTATTCTTATACGGTTGAAAAGAAGCTTCAAACAATCGAAAATTCAATACAAAAAGATATTAAGTTTAGAAATTCTCTTAAGGGAATTGTCATGGCGCTTTTTACTATTGAAGAATATGATATTTATATTCAGAACTCTTCCAGTTTAAACAAACGAATGATGAATTTATTGGTTGATCGCTTGAAAAGTCAGGTGCAGTTGTTTGAATTGGAAACTAAATAA
- a CDS encoding Crp/Fnr family transcriptional regulator, giving the protein MFNQFRKKFPLTDEKWLKYTSYFNRIEVASKTILLEEGEISKKLFIIEKGCIRVWFNNNGKDLTTQFFFENQSVASIESFMKKFPSQAAVEAIESSVLWWISKSDLDKILEEIKEIPELRDRLITMLFQRTFDYMKYFVSFIKDSPTQRYLNLIEERPQIIQRVPQHYIASYLGVTTVHLSRIKSKLVHKK; this is encoded by the coding sequence ATGTTTAACCAATTCCGAAAAAAATTCCCTTTAACTGATGAAAAATGGCTGAAATACACCAGTTATTTCAATCGCATTGAAGTTGCTTCAAAAACAATTCTTTTAGAAGAAGGTGAAATCTCGAAAAAGCTTTTTATCATCGAAAAAGGCTGCATCAGAGTTTGGTTCAATAATAACGGAAAAGATCTCACGACTCAGTTTTTTTTCGAAAATCAGAGTGTGGCTTCGATCGAAAGTTTCATGAAGAAATTTCCAAGTCAGGCAGCTGTTGAAGCCATTGAATCTTCAGTTTTGTGGTGGATTTCTAAAAGTGATCTGGATAAAATTCTGGAAGAAATCAAAGAAATTCCGGAATTAAGAGATCGTTTAATCACTATGCTTTTTCAACGCACATTCGATTATATGAAGTATTTTGTGTCTTTTATAAAGGACTCTCCTACTCAGCGTTATCTTAATTTAATTGAAGAAAGACCTCAAATCATTCAGCGCGTTCCTCAGCATTATATTGCTTCTTATCTTGGCGTAACTACAGTTCATTTAAGCCGAATCAAAAGTAAACTGGTTCATAAGAAATAA
- a CDS encoding quinone oxidoreductase family protein: MKAAVIYKKGELPKYAEFAEPIVQNENEVLISVKAVAITNLDKGIVNGHHYSSENENQNGTVIGSDAVGILEDGTRVYARGISGTIAEKALVEKTRMVKLPDGISDATAAAMPNAVAGSAMALRFRAQIQAGETVLINGATGFTGQMAIQIAKHYGAKKIIVTGRNEKTLQNLLALGADEIISLKQDDETIIKQLKAIHLNTPIDIVLDYLWGHPAELILTALKGNGSFTTKVRYVTIGGMAGDTIQLSSGILRSVDLQLSGSGLGSWTKEEVKLLFSEILPEMFLLAAQNQLKVNIETVSLVDIEKAWNIEVPDGKRLVVII; this comes from the coding sequence ATGAAAGCAGCAGTTATTTATAAAAAAGGCGAATTGCCAAAATATGCAGAATTTGCAGAGCCAATTGTACAAAACGAAAATGAAGTTTTAATTTCGGTTAAAGCCGTTGCGATTACCAATCTCGATAAAGGAATCGTAAACGGACATCATTATTCATCAGAAAATGAAAATCAAAACGGAACTGTAATTGGCAGCGACGCCGTTGGTATTTTAGAAGATGGAACCAGAGTTTATGCCCGCGGAATCTCCGGCACCATTGCCGAAAAAGCCCTTGTCGAAAAAACCAGAATGGTAAAATTGCCTGACGGAATAAGCGATGCTACAGCGGCAGCAATGCCAAATGCAGTGGCAGGTTCCGCAATGGCGTTGAGATTTAGAGCACAAATACAAGCCGGAGAAACAGTTTTGATCAACGGAGCTACTGGATTTACTGGTCAAATGGCAATTCAGATTGCGAAACATTATGGTGCGAAAAAGATAATTGTAACCGGAAGAAACGAAAAAACACTTCAAAATCTTTTAGCCTTAGGTGCTGACGAAATTATTTCTTTAAAACAAGATGATGAAACGATTATTAAACAACTTAAAGCGATTCACTTAAATACTCCTATAGATATTGTTTTAGATTATTTATGGGGACATCCCGCTGAATTAATTCTTACGGCTTTAAAAGGAAATGGCTCGTTTACAACCAAAGTAAGATATGTAACAATTGGAGGAATGGCCGGTGATACTATTCAATTATCATCAGGAATCTTAAGAAGCGTCGATCTTCAATTATCAGGTTCCGGTTTAGGAAGCTGGACAAAAGAGGAAGTAAAATTATTGTTCTCGGAGATATTACCTGAAATGTTTCTTTTGGCTGCGCAAAATCAATTAAAAGTAAATATTGAAACTGTTTCTTTGGTTGATATTGAAAAAGCCTGGAATATTGAAGTTCCGGATGGTAAACGGTTAGTTGTGATCATTTAA
- a CDS encoding DUF885 domain-containing protein, with the protein MKKLFVSIFAISLLFSCNKSGKSNEDKALDGKFDKYKDGFVTSLWKINPGWASGVGYHKYDSILSIPDANEEKIQLDFVNAQLDSLKQYNVENLSDNNKTDFQMIKNQLEATIFSIKELKSSEWNPSEYNVCGSFAEILNGKYDSLEVRLRAFNAKMNNVPAYYEAAKKNIKNPTVEHTELAIAQNLGGSSVFDTDLAAALKQSKLSEAEKKEMLDKAKTAKKAITDYADWLKNLPNKTPRSFRLGSALYAKKFNFDIQSSYTADEIFKVANDHKKDLHDKMFVLADKLWTKYKGTEAKPTNKLELIKQVIDKISLQHTTPEKFQSEIEKQIPELTAYVKAKDLLYIDPSKPLVVRKEPAYMAGVAGASISAPGPYDKNANTYYNVGSMTGWTAENAESYLREYNDYILQILNIHEAVPGHYTQLVYSNQSPSIIKSILGNGAMVEGWAVYAEKMMLESGYKNSDEMWLMYYKWNLRATCNTILDISVHTKNMSKEAAIDLLTKEAFQQQAEADGKWRRVTLSQVQLCSYFTGYTEIYNLREELKKKEGDKFNLKKFHEKFLSFGSAPVKYIKELMLSKE; encoded by the coding sequence ATGAAAAAACTATTTGTTTCAATTTTTGCAATTTCGCTCCTTTTTTCCTGTAATAAAAGTGGTAAGTCTAACGAAGATAAAGCTTTAGACGGAAAATTTGACAAGTATAAAGATGGTTTTGTAACTTCTTTATGGAAAATTAATCCGGGTTGGGCTTCTGGTGTTGGGTATCATAAATACGATAGTATTTTGTCTATTCCGGATGCTAACGAAGAAAAAATACAACTTGATTTTGTCAACGCACAATTAGATTCTTTAAAACAATACAACGTTGAAAATTTGTCTGATAACAACAAGACTGATTTTCAAATGATTAAAAACCAGCTTGAAGCTACTATTTTTAGTATAAAAGAATTAAAATCGTCTGAATGGAATCCTTCTGAATACAATGTATGCGGATCATTTGCTGAGATTTTAAACGGAAAATACGATTCTTTAGAAGTTCGTTTGCGTGCTTTTAATGCTAAAATGAACAATGTTCCGGCTTATTATGAAGCTGCCAAAAAGAATATCAAAAATCCAACTGTTGAGCATACTGAACTTGCAATTGCGCAAAATTTAGGCGGTTCATCTGTTTTTGATACAGATTTAGCTGCAGCTTTAAAACAAAGTAAATTAAGCGAAGCTGAGAAAAAAGAAATGCTTGACAAAGCAAAAACAGCTAAAAAAGCAATTACAGATTACGCTGATTGGTTGAAAAACTTACCAAACAAAACGCCACGTTCTTTTAGATTAGGATCTGCATTATATGCTAAAAAGTTCAATTTTGATATCCAGTCAAGCTATACTGCTGACGAGATTTTTAAAGTGGCAAACGATCACAAAAAAGACTTACACGATAAAATGTTTGTTTTGGCAGATAAACTTTGGACTAAATACAAAGGAACTGAAGCAAAACCAACAAACAAACTGGAGTTAATCAAACAAGTTATTGATAAAATTTCTTTACAACACACCACTCCGGAAAAATTTCAATCTGAAATTGAGAAACAAATTCCGGAATTAACGGCGTATGTAAAAGCTAAAGATTTATTGTACATCGATCCGTCAAAACCACTTGTAGTACGTAAAGAACCAGCTTATATGGCAGGTGTTGCAGGAGCATCCATTTCTGCACCTGGTCCTTATGATAAAAATGCCAACACTTACTATAACGTGGGAAGCATGACAGGATGGACTGCTGAAAATGCAGAAAGTTATTTAAGAGAATATAACGATTATATTCTTCAGATCTTAAATATTCACGAAGCAGTTCCCGGACATTACACTCAATTGGTTTACAGCAATCAATCTCCAAGTATCATTAAGTCAATCTTAGGAAATGGCGCTATGGTTGAAGGATGGGCAGTTTACGCTGAGAAAATGATGTTAGAAAGTGGTTATAAAAATTCTGATGAAATGTGGTTGATGTACTATAAATGGAATTTAAGAGCTACTTGCAACACAATTCTTGACATTAGTGTTCACACTAAAAACATGTCCAAAGAAGCTGCAATCGATCTATTGACCAAAGAAGCTTTTCAGCAACAAGCAGAAGCTGACGGAAAATGGAGACGTGTAACTTTATCTCAAGTACAATTATGTTCTTATTTTACAGGATATACTGAAATTTATAACCTAAGAGAAGAACTTAAAAAGAAAGAAGGAGATAAATTCAACCTGAAAAAATTCCACGAAAAATTCTTAAGCTTTGGAAGTGCTCCGGTAAAATACATCAAAGAATTGATGTTGTCTAAAGAGTAA